In Burkholderia savannae, one genomic interval encodes:
- a CDS encoding GtrA family protein produces MRRVDCAVTQERAPTGLADCRPFVAERRSDGRKTDVRRARMTHRHTLRFVTYLGVGVSGTAAQYVILWTLVSTAIAAPVFASAAGAVVGTLLNYVLNYHITFKRSRPHDQAVPRFFSVAFAGIVINVMAMFALICLHVPFMPAQVVATGCVLGATYLANSAWSFKR; encoded by the coding sequence ATGCGCCGTGTGGATTGCGCCGTGACGCAGGAGCGGGCGCCGACGGGCCTGGCCGATTGCCGGCCGTTCGTCGCGGAACGCCGGTCCGATGGCCGGAAAACCGATGTGCGGAGAGCGCGAATGACGCATCGGCATACGCTTCGATTCGTGACTTATCTGGGCGTCGGCGTATCGGGAACCGCCGCGCAATATGTCATTTTATGGACGCTGGTTTCGACTGCGATCGCGGCCCCGGTATTTGCGTCGGCGGCCGGAGCGGTGGTTGGCACGCTATTGAATTATGTTCTCAATTATCACATTACGTTCAAGCGTTCCCGGCCCCATGATCAAGCGGTTCCACGCTTTTTCTCCGTGGCGTTCGCCGGCATCGTCATCAACGTCATGGCGATGTTCGCGCTGATATGCTTGCATGTCCCGTTCATGCCGGCTCAAGTCGTTGCGACCGGATGCGTGTTGGGAGCGACTTACCTCGCCAACTCCGCGTGGTCGTTCAAGCGGTAG
- a CDS encoding sulfate ABC transporter substrate-binding protein, whose product MKHNQGIGRRLAAGIAAALLATAAHADTSLLNVSYDVTRELYKDINASFAAAYKQKTGETVSIRQSHGASSAQALSVLQGLQADVVTMNQPNDIDLLAERGQLLPKDWRTRLPNNSSPYSTTMVFLVRHGNPKGIKDWSDLAKPGVQVIIANPKTSGNGRYAYLAAWGYQKLKGATDQQALDFEKAIFRNVPVLDSGGRGATTTFTQRGIGDVLVTFENEVALIDTGAAGASFDAVYPSASILAEPPVAIVDKVVDKKGTRRAAQAYLEYLYSPAAQEIVAQHHLRPRDANVLKKHASEFKPLKTFSVEQIFGNWANAQKTHFADGGTFDKIIVDRK is encoded by the coding sequence ATGAAGCACAACCAAGGGATCGGCCGCCGGCTCGCCGCCGGCATCGCAGCGGCGCTGCTCGCAACGGCCGCGCATGCCGACACGTCGCTGCTGAACGTGTCCTACGACGTCACGCGCGAACTGTACAAGGACATCAACGCGAGCTTCGCCGCCGCCTACAAGCAGAAGACGGGCGAGACGGTGTCGATCCGGCAATCGCACGGCGCGTCGAGCGCGCAGGCGCTGTCGGTGCTGCAGGGGCTGCAGGCCGACGTCGTGACGATGAACCAGCCGAACGATATCGATCTGCTCGCCGAGCGCGGCCAACTGCTGCCGAAGGACTGGCGCACGCGCTTGCCGAACAACAGCTCGCCGTACTCGACGACGATGGTGTTCCTCGTGCGCCACGGCAACCCGAAGGGGATCAAGGACTGGAGCGATCTCGCGAAGCCGGGCGTGCAGGTGATCATCGCGAATCCGAAGACGTCGGGCAACGGCCGCTATGCGTATCTCGCCGCATGGGGGTATCAGAAGCTGAAGGGCGCGACCGATCAGCAGGCGCTCGACTTCGAGAAGGCGATCTTCCGCAACGTGCCGGTGCTCGACTCCGGCGGCCGAGGCGCGACGACGACGTTCACGCAGCGCGGCATCGGCGACGTGCTCGTCACGTTCGAGAACGAGGTCGCGCTGATCGACACGGGCGCGGCGGGCGCGAGCTTCGACGCCGTCTATCCGTCGGCGAGCATTCTCGCGGAGCCGCCCGTGGCGATCGTCGACAAGGTCGTCGACAAGAAGGGCACGCGCCGCGCGGCGCAGGCGTATCTCGAGTACCTGTACTCGCCCGCCGCGCAGGAGATCGTCGCGCAGCACCATCTGCGCCCGCGCGACGCGAACGTGCTGAAGAAGCATGCGAGCGAGTTCAAGCCGCTCAAGACGTTCAGCGTCGAGCAGATCTTCGGCAACTGGGCGAACGCGCAGAAGACGCATTTCGCGGACGGCGGCACGTTCGACAAGATCATCGTCGATCGAAAGTAA